ACGACGTCATCGCGTCCCTGGTGCTGCACTACCTGGAAGACTGGGGACCGACACTGGCCGAGCTGCGACGCGTGCTGAGACCTGGCGGCCGACTCCTCGTCTCGGTCGATCATCCCTTCGTGATCCCCCTCATGCGTCACATGGCCGGGGAAAAGCCCAAGTACTTCGAGACCCGTAACCGGACCGAAGAATGGACCATGGGTGGGCAGACCGCCCAGATGAGCTTCTGGGGCCGGCCGCTGCACGCGATGACCGAGGCCTTCACCGCGGCTGGCTTTCGCATCAGCGTCATCAGCGAACCGCCGTTTGTGCCGGAAGCCCGCGAACTGTTCCCCGAGGAGTTCCGCGAGATCAGCGGCACGAGGTTCCTGTGCTTCCTGTTCTTCGTTCTAGAAGCCGACTAACGGCCCCTCGTCACGATCAGCTGCGCTGACTGAGCGTTTCAGTGGGCGATTCCCGCCAACTGAAACGCTCAGTCACAGTCCTTCCTGGTCACCCATCAACGTCATGACTCGCCCGGCACCGGCTCCTATGTGGGCCCCAAGTCCGCCTCGGTTTGTGACCTGGCGGGTGCGCTGACCGGCTTCGCATGAGCCGGGCGATCAGTTCGTGAGCCGCCCCGCCAGGAGAAGGAAAGGTGCCTCCGGCGGGGCGTGGTCTCATGCTGGCACACCCCCTGCACGCTCTGCCGTCACCGGCGGCGATTCCCAGCCTCGGGCTGCCCTTCGGACGGAGAGGTGATCACCTCTCCGTCGACCGGCCGCCCGCAGGCTCTCCTGCGGGCGGCGGCCAGGTCGGGGCGGAAGGTTACCCAGGTCTTGCCCGGCGGCGCCGCCCACGCAGGAGCGGAGGAATCAGCTCAGGGTCGGTGGCGGTGCCGATGTGCCCCACCCACATCGCGACTGTCGACGTGCCGAAGGGCGGCGCCTTGGCGACGATATTGTCGATCTGTCCAGCGTCGTCCTGGCCGGAAATGCGATCGACGTCGTCACGGTGAACCAACAGGACGCCCGTCTGGTTCCGCCTGGCGGGGTCAGGACTGCGCGGCTTTGTTCAGCTCTACCCACGCACCTCGCCCTCGATGTCGCGTTCGGCTCCCTCCTCTCGCCGTGGAGGCTCCCGGCTCAACGTGCCTCTATGGAGATGGAGGCGCAGATCGCTCTCCATGCGTTCGGCAGCGAACACGTCCGGAAGCCGCGCCGCGGCTCGGCGCGGCGGGCGAGGTAGACGTCGGGGTGGGGGTGCGGGTCGAGGCCGAGCACGGACGCGCAGTGGCGCAGGATGGCGTGGCCGAGCTGGGTGTCGAAGGTGCTCGTCCACGCGGGCACGGGGCGGTCGGACTCGGTGATCAGCTCCTCGAACTCGGCGCGCGTCAGGTCCCTCGCGGTCGCGCCGTGCACGTGGTGATCGACCAGGCCTGCGTGTGGATCTTCAGGCAGCCGCCCACCCCCTGAACGACTCTAGGCCGATCGCCTTCCGTTGGGGCGGCCGGCCACGCGCGCTCGGTGACGCGTATCCCTGGACAGAGCCCGGCCCCGCGCCCGGGGTGGCGGCCGGGTGGGGCGTGCCGTACAGGATGGGAGGACACAACGCCGCCGTGCCGGATGCGGAGACTCAGCGCGGCCGGAGTTCGCCCGAGCCTCGGGGGATCAGCCGGGTCGGCACCAGCGTCTTCGTTATGCGCGATCGGTCGCCGTCCAGACGGGACAGCACCAGCGCCGCCGCCGCCGCGCCGATCCCCGCCGGGTCCTGGGCGACCACGGTCAGCGGCGGGTCGAGGACCTCGGCCAGCGGCAGGTCGTCGTACCCGACGAGGGCCACGTCCTTGCGTCCCGCCTTGGCCAGCCCGACCACCGCGCCCGTCGCGGCGAAGTTGTTGGCGGCGAACAGCGCGGTCGGCGGGTCCGGCAGCGCCAGCAGCCGCTCGGCCGCC
This window of the Nonomuraea africana genome carries:
- a CDS encoding class I SAM-dependent methyltransferase, which gives rise to MPEKRVEVASSSRFNDYDRIAEGYTAENETSLLNAYYERPAMLELAGDVTGRRILDAGCGSGPLFAELRDRGAIVTGIDASAGMLAMARRRLGDDADLRVADLASPLPFLDDAFDDVIASLVLHYLEDWGPTLAELRRVLRPGGRLLVSVDHPFVIPLMRHMAGEKPKYFETRNRTEEWTMGGQTAQMSFWGRPLHAMTEAFTAAGFRISVISEPPFVPEARELFPEEFREISGTRFLCFLFFVLEAD